The DNA window GACCGCACCCACAGGGAACTCACCGACGAGGACATCAAGAAGATCGCCAACACCTATCACGCCTGGCGCGGAGAGAAGGACGCGGGCGAGTACGCCGACGTGCCCGGCTTTTGCAAGAGCGCGACGCTGGAGGAGATCCGCAAGCAAGGCCACGTGCTCACCCCCGGCCGTTACGTCGGCGCCGCGCCGCAGGAGGACGACGGCGAGCCGTTCGAGGAGAAGATGCAGCGGCTGGTGGCGCAACTGCGCGAACAGCAGGCCGAGGCCGCGAAGCTCGATGCAGCGATCGCCAGGAACCTGAAGGAGTTGGGGTATGGGGGGTGAGTGGCCGAAGGATTGGCGCAGACGACGACTCGGCGAAGTCGCCGATGTCAACTGGGGTGACACCACCACCACGAAGGCCAGTTACACAGAGGTTGGCTTCCCCGCGTTTAGCGCCTCAGGTCCCGACGGATACCTTCCTTATGCAAACTTCAATCGAACCGGCATCGT is part of the Fimbriimonadales bacterium genome and encodes:
- a CDS encoding N-6 DNA methylase, giving the protein DRTHRELTDEDIKKIANTYHAWRGEKDAGEYADVPGFCKSATLEEIRKQGHVLTPGRYVGAAPQEDDGEPFEEKMQRLVAQLREQQAEAAKLDAAIARNLKELGYGG